One Pocillopora verrucosa isolate sample1 chromosome 10, ASM3666991v2, whole genome shotgun sequence genomic window carries:
- the LOC136283922 gene encoding ZP domain-containing protein-like, whose amino-acid sequence MELYGCSAASGVNVLCGDKTMTIFIPKTLLRGLDLKNLRLLDTKCKGKEGRTHLSVTTSLTGCKTTSRYTPTAIIYSNTLIIPVATKSAVTRLHDIKVQFSCYYSMHGTVSSLGWTPIKTTLELREKAKGNLTLSLRMFHNKTFVNPYTKDDFSVAVGLHRRLFLEVSVATDEKKLSIRADRCYATPTQDQKNSLKYEFIKKGCPSDVTVKYHSSPSSRAQRFSVEAFKFISARPFVFVHCQVPVCYATNSGSKCSMKCPSSGRGKRELSDDVTYDVYSLVQGPLHLTQEKRKENRGRILGETGSSPHIPEALSADNHHK is encoded by the exons atggagctgtatggttgcTCAGCAG CTTCTGGAGTAAATGTCCTCTGCGGCGATAAAACCATGACTATTTTCATCCCAAAGACCCTCCTCCGTGGTCTTGATTTAAAGAATCTTCGACTCCTGGACACCAAATGTAAAGGCAAAGAAGGACGGACACACCTTAGCGTTACAACATCATTGACGGGCTGTAAAACTACCAGCAGGTATACACCTACAGCTATCATCTACTCCAACACATTGATAATACCCGTGGCCACTAAAAGTGCCGTGACACGCTTACATGATATAAAAGTGCAGTTCAGCTGCTATTACTCAATGCATGGTACAGTTTCATCGCTTGGTTGGACGCCAATTAAAACGACACTTGAACTCCGTGAAAAGGCCAAAGGGAACTTGACACTGTCGTTGAGAATGTTTCATAACAAGACATTTGTGAATCCTTACACGAAAGATGATTTCTCTGTTGCTGTGGGGCTGCACAGACGATTGTTCTTAGAGGTATCCGTGGCAACAGATGAGAAAAAGCTGTCAATCAGAGCTGATCGATGTTATGCCACGCCCACCCAGGATCAAAAGAATTCTCTGAAATATGAATTTATAAAGAAAGG CTGCCCAAGTGATGTAACAGTGAAATATCATTCATCGCCTTCTTCTCGTGCTCAGCGGTTCAGCGTGGAAGCCTTTAAGTTCATTAGTGCTCGTCCCTTTGTTTTCGTCCACTGCCAAGTGCCTGTATGCTATGCAACCAACTCCGGCTCCAAATGCTCGATGAAATGTCCTTCAAGTGGCCGAGGGAAACGTGAGCTGAGTGATGACGTGACTTACGACGTGTACTCTTTAGTCCAGGGACCCCTGCACCTGAcgcaagagaaaagaaaggagaacCGCGGGAGAATTCTGGGTGAGACTG GTTCCAGTCCTCACATTCCGGAGGCTCTGTCCGCTGACAATCATCACAAGTAG